In Nocardia asteroides, a single genomic region encodes these proteins:
- a CDS encoding acyl-ACP desaturase — MARDLTQLELLTELEPVAEENVNRHISMAKEWHPHDYVPWDEGRNFAAMGGVDWAPEQSQLNEVAKAAMITNLLTEDNLPSYHREIAENFSQDGAWGTWVGRWTAEENRHGIVMRDYLVVTRGVDPVALEEARMIHMTNGFASPTEADAGFLHSVAYVTFQELATRVSHRNTGKVCDDPIADRMLQRVAADENLHMIFYRNLCGAALDLSPDQALDAITLILENFQMPGAGMPNFRRNGVLMAKHGIYDLRQHLEDVVNPVLKKWQIFERDDFSPRGEEVRERLGKFLERLGADVIKFEEQRDRMLAREAKKRELATTGS, encoded by the coding sequence ATGGCAAGGGATCTGACTCAACTCGAGCTTCTGACAGAGTTGGAGCCGGTTGCCGAAGAGAACGTCAACCGGCACATCTCCATGGCCAAGGAATGGCACCCCCACGATTACGTGCCGTGGGACGAGGGCCGGAACTTCGCCGCCATGGGCGGTGTGGACTGGGCACCGGAGCAGTCCCAGCTGAACGAGGTCGCCAAGGCGGCCATGATCACCAACCTGCTGACCGAGGACAACCTCCCCTCCTATCACCGGGAGATCGCGGAGAACTTCTCGCAGGACGGCGCGTGGGGCACCTGGGTCGGGCGCTGGACCGCCGAGGAGAACCGGCACGGCATCGTGATGCGGGACTACCTGGTGGTCACCCGCGGTGTCGATCCCGTCGCCCTCGAAGAGGCGCGGATGATCCACATGACCAACGGCTTCGCCTCCCCCACCGAGGCCGACGCCGGCTTCCTGCACTCGGTCGCCTACGTCACCTTCCAGGAGCTGGCCACCCGGGTCAGCCACCGCAACACCGGCAAGGTGTGCGACGACCCGATCGCCGACCGCATGCTGCAGCGCGTCGCCGCCGACGAGAACCTGCACATGATCTTCTACCGCAACCTCTGCGGCGCGGCGCTCGACCTCTCCCCCGACCAGGCGCTGGACGCGATCACCCTGATCCTGGAGAACTTCCAGATGCCGGGCGCGGGCATGCCCAACTTCCGCCGCAACGGCGTGCTGATGGCCAAGCACGGCATCTACGACCTGCGCCAGCACCTCGAGGACGTGGTCAACCCGGTGCTGAAGAAGTGGCAGATCTTCGAGCGCGACGATTTCAGCCCGCGCGGTGAAGAGGTCCGCGAGCGGCTCGGGAAGTTCCTGGAGCGGCTCGGCGCCGACGTGATCAAGTTCGAGGAACAGCGCGACCGAATGCTGGCCCGCGAGGCCAAGAAGCGCGAGCTGGCCACCACCGGCAGCTGA
- a CDS encoding TetR/AcrR family transcriptional regulator yields the protein MARQQERARRTRAAIIRSAAVEFGKSGYAAASLNRILEGSRATKGAMYFHFDSKEDLARAVLDTAIERYRASAERWLTRTDLGPLDVLHGMIDEMALRLQHDIIVQAEYRLIIEPDFYRDVQTGGSRIIGRATKTLAVRAMEQGQLRADADPDRFTRTLAAALAGQRYLIDVFGGGIDLRSRFQEALEVVIEAMATQEWAEKFRSNGWQASARLEELGLGI from the coding sequence ATGGCACGGCAGCAAGAGCGGGCCCGCCGGACACGTGCGGCGATCATCAGGTCCGCCGCCGTTGAATTCGGGAAGAGCGGCTACGCCGCGGCGTCGCTCAATCGGATACTGGAAGGGTCGCGGGCGACCAAGGGGGCGATGTACTTCCATTTCGACTCCAAGGAGGATCTGGCGCGCGCCGTCCTCGACACGGCGATCGAGCGATATCGCGCATCCGCCGAACGTTGGCTCACCCGAACGGATCTCGGGCCGCTCGACGTTCTGCACGGGATGATCGACGAGATGGCGCTCCGGCTGCAGCACGACATCATCGTGCAGGCCGAGTACCGGCTCATCATCGAGCCCGATTTCTACCGCGACGTACAGACCGGCGGCAGCCGGATCATCGGCCGCGCCACCAAGACACTGGCGGTGCGCGCGATGGAGCAGGGGCAGCTGCGCGCGGACGCCGACCCGGACCGGTTCACCCGGACCCTGGCGGCCGCGCTGGCCGGCCAGCGGTACCTGATCGACGTCTTCGGCGGCGGCATCGATCTGCGCTCGCGGTTCCAGGAGGCGCTGGAGGTGGTGATCGAGGCCATGGCCACCCAGGAGTGGGCGGAGAAGTTCCGCAGCAACGGCTGGCAGGCATCCGCCCGACTCGAAGAACTCGGATTGGGTATCTGA
- a CDS encoding TetR/AcrR family transcriptional regulator, with the protein MTVDTGARRESPRSKRSTILAVAIDQFGRVGYDHTKWASIADEVGIGQTALYHYFESKAHCLLTIMRLELADSVERFDAATDGIDDPATALRAAVGSALTATPSDALQRRILQNHLDLLAAPRQSEKEEAERLRSRGLVQEVEARWTELVQRGIDAGDFADGDPRTLGRLVLGMVISVWRWYRPDGPLTLDQIIETVSDAAVRAVRG; encoded by the coding sequence ATGACCGTCGATACCGGAGCGCGCCGGGAGAGCCCGCGATCCAAGCGAAGCACCATCCTCGCGGTCGCGATCGACCAGTTCGGCCGGGTCGGCTACGACCACACCAAGTGGGCGTCGATCGCGGACGAGGTCGGCATCGGCCAGACCGCGCTCTACCACTACTTCGAGTCCAAGGCGCACTGCCTGCTCACCATCATGCGGCTGGAGCTCGCCGATTCGGTCGAGCGCTTCGACGCAGCCACCGACGGCATCGACGACCCGGCCACCGCGCTGCGCGCCGCCGTCGGGAGCGCGCTGACCGCCACCCCCAGCGACGCGCTGCAGCGGCGCATCCTGCAGAACCACCTGGATCTGCTGGCCGCTCCGCGGCAGTCGGAGAAGGAGGAGGCCGAGCGGCTGCGCTCGCGCGGCCTGGTGCAGGAGGTCGAAGCGCGCTGGACCGAGCTGGTCCAGCGCGGCATCGATGCGGGCGACTTCGCCGACGGCGATCCGCGCACCCTCGGCAGGCTGGTGCTCGGCATGGTCATCAGCGTGTGGCGCTGGTACCGCCCGGACGGCCCGCTCACCCTGGATCAGATCATCGAGACGGTCAGCGACGCCGCCGTCCGCGCGGTCCGCGGCTAG
- a CDS encoding polyprenol monophosphomannose synthase translates to MGGRPLRVTVVVPTYDERDNLPVAVERLTSLSIPDLHILVVDDNSPDGTGEVADKLAAELPAVVGVLHRTEKDGLGRAYIAGITRALDEGADVVIQMDADLSHPAEVIPAMLEKLRDTDAGVVLGSRYVPGGSTAEEWKWYRKALSAWANFYVNAILRLGVKDATAGFKAWKADTLRAIEVGSIRSNGYSFQVEMNYRTVKRGYTIAEVPIRFEERTIGDSKMSFAVQLESALMPWKLLFNRKV, encoded by the coding sequence CTGGGAGGGCGACCCTTGAGGGTTACCGTTGTTGTGCCGACCTACGACGAGCGGGATAATCTGCCGGTCGCGGTGGAGCGGCTGACGTCGCTGTCCATCCCCGACCTGCACATCCTCGTCGTGGACGACAACTCGCCGGACGGCACGGGTGAGGTGGCCGACAAGCTCGCCGCCGAGCTGCCCGCCGTCGTCGGCGTGCTGCACCGCACCGAGAAGGACGGCCTCGGCCGGGCCTACATCGCGGGCATCACCCGCGCCCTCGACGAGGGCGCCGACGTGGTGATCCAGATGGACGCCGACCTCTCGCATCCGGCCGAGGTGATCCCGGCGATGCTGGAGAAGCTGCGCGACACCGACGCGGGCGTCGTCCTCGGCTCCCGCTACGTGCCCGGCGGCTCCACCGCCGAGGAGTGGAAGTGGTACCGCAAGGCGCTCTCCGCCTGGGCCAACTTCTACGTCAACGCCATCCTGCGGCTCGGCGTCAAGGACGCCACCGCCGGTTTCAAGGCGTGGAAGGCCGATACGCTGCGCGCCATCGAGGTCGGCTCGATCCGCAGCAACGGCTACTCGTTCCAGGTCGAGATGAACTACCGCACCGTCAAGCGCGGCTACACCATCGCCGAGGTGCCGATCCGCTTCGAGGAGCGCACCATCGGCGACTCCAAGATGAGCTTCGCGGTGCAGCTGGAGTCGGCGCTCATGCCGTGGAAGCTGCTCTTCAACCGCAAGGTCTGA
- a CDS encoding DUF6069 family protein: MTTASTTPSRVPALSRPAAVLGPTVAAVVANLIIWAIAKAAGVNFEATNNGEVGEVPASGIVFITAAPMLVGLTAAVLLAYRWPGILRVAEIVGAVLAIATIGLTIAADFDLSSTIALALMHVTLIPAIVIGLEGLRRKLAEPGEAA; this comes from the coding sequence GTGACCACCGCTTCCACCACACCGAGCCGAGTCCCCGCGCTGAGCCGCCCCGCCGCGGTGCTCGGCCCGACCGTCGCCGCCGTCGTCGCCAACCTGATCATCTGGGCCATCGCCAAGGCGGCGGGGGTGAACTTCGAGGCCACCAACAACGGCGAGGTGGGCGAGGTGCCCGCGAGCGGCATCGTCTTCATCACGGCGGCGCCGATGCTGGTCGGGCTGACCGCCGCGGTGCTGCTCGCCTACCGCTGGCCCGGCATCCTGCGGGTCGCCGAGATCGTCGGGGCGGTGCTGGCCATCGCCACCATCGGGCTGACCATCGCCGCCGACTTCGACCTGTCGTCGACGATCGCGCTCGCGCTCATGCACGTCACGCTGATTCCCGCCATCGTGATCGGGCTGGAGGGGCTGCGGCGCAAGCTGGCCGAGCCGGGCGAGGCGGCCTGA